Within Micromonospora narathiwatensis, the genomic segment GATCCGCCAACCCGCCCGCGGCACCCACCACCGAACGGTGCACCCGGTCGCAGTCCGGCCAGTCCCCCTCCACCGCGACGAAGTCGAAGCCCTGCTCGGCGATGAGCCGACGGGTCAGTTGCTCGCGTAGCCGGTAGTAGTCGTAGCTGCCGTGCGTCGCCTCCCCGATCATGACGATCCGGGCGTCCCGGACGCGTTCCAACAGCGGGTCGAAGTCGCTCGGCGCGCCGAGTCGCTGTACCAGCATGCCCGCGGCTACCCCCCGACCCGCCCGGGCAAACCGCCCCCGGACGTAAGGGCCGCTGCTTACCTGCGGGCGGAGCGGGTAGCCGGCCGGTATGACGGTGACCGGGGTGCAGTGGCAGGAGTTCCTGGCCGGGCTCGACTACCCGGTCTCCCGCGAGGATCTCGTCCGCTGGTGCCAGGAGAACGGCGGCAGCACCGAGATGTTGCAGATGCTCAGGGCGCTGCCGGCGGAGGAGTTCGCCTCCCCCGCCGAGCTGGGCGCGGCGCTGAATACCCTGGCCTGATCCTCGCGGCCCCCGGCTCGACGGCGTGCAGCAGCCGGAACACCACCAGCCACTGCTCCGGCCAGACCAGACCAACCGGAATGTCCGGATCGAGCCGGGCCGCCCGTAGCGCGCCCTCGACCCGGCGGCGTGGGTGGGCGATGCGCAGCGAGGCCGCGAGCGAGCCGCCGACGCCGCCGAAGCCGAGCTCCACCATCCTCCGGTACGCGGGCAGCGCCGCCGGGGACAGCAGCGGCTCCGGGCGACGTTCGATGCGCAGGATGCCGCCGTCCA encodes:
- a CDS encoding DUF2795 domain-containing protein; the protein is MTVTGVQWQEFLAGLDYPVSREDLVRWCQENGGSTEMLQMLRALPAEEFASPAELGAALNTLA